A genomic window from Desulfovibrio porci includes:
- a CDS encoding lipopolysaccharide biosynthesis protein, producing MQSSTPTLARRYAFKLLANVASVPVYLAMEAILPRALGPRMYGNYSFATNLFQQLSGFLDMGTSTCFYNALSRRQNETGLVGFYLRVSLLVALISLLAALCMLIPPVGEVLMPDVPLWLAPLAALWAFLTWWGRVLRSMNDAVGATVSSEMVRTVVSLLAVVLLGALFWGDWLNIHSLFAQQYLMLGATALGYWLVTRRHWRQLDVRVHFRPDKARNRAYCREFFDYSHPLFVQALLSFLLLAAERWLLQWFDGSAEQGFFALSQKVSMACFLFVSAMTPLVMRELSIAWGQKDREAMARLLTRFAPLLYVVAAYFSCFTLAEGPALVNIFGGAEFTAAILPVQIMALYPLHQAYGQLAGSVFHATGRTRVLRNIAALECVYGFATAWFLLAPPELLGLNLGAVGLALKTVCVQCLTVNLYLWLASRFIPLNFRRNLAHQIWSLAALALLAFACRQLTIDLGFGDLDSFGRFFISGVLYSLLCLVLCLAVPQMLGLSRRELRELFIRLKKSRRTAP from the coding sequence ATGCAAAGCTCCACGCCCACTCTGGCCCGCCGTTATGCGTTCAAGCTGCTGGCCAATGTGGCCTCCGTGCCGGTGTACCTGGCCATGGAGGCTATCCTGCCGCGCGCTCTGGGCCCGCGAATGTACGGCAATTACAGCTTTGCCACCAATCTTTTTCAGCAACTTTCCGGTTTTCTGGACATGGGCACCTCCACCTGCTTTTACAACGCCCTGTCCCGCCGCCAGAACGAAACCGGACTGGTGGGCTTTTACCTGCGCGTCAGCCTGCTGGTGGCCCTGATCAGCCTGCTGGCCGCGCTCTGCATGCTGATTCCGCCGGTGGGCGAAGTGCTGATGCCCGACGTGCCGCTCTGGCTGGCGCCCCTGGCCGCGCTCTGGGCCTTCCTGACCTGGTGGGGCCGTGTGCTGCGTTCCATGAACGACGCCGTGGGAGCCACCGTGTCCTCGGAAATGGTGCGCACCGTGGTTTCCCTGCTGGCCGTGGTCCTGCTGGGCGCGCTGTTCTGGGGCGACTGGCTGAACATCCACAGCCTCTTCGCCCAGCAATACCTGATGCTCGGGGCCACGGCCCTGGGCTACTGGCTGGTTACGCGCCGCCACTGGCGGCAGCTGGACGTGCGGGTGCATTTTCGCCCGGACAAGGCGCGCAACCGCGCCTACTGCCGCGAATTTTTCGACTACAGCCACCCTCTTTTCGTCCAGGCCCTGCTCTCCTTTCTGCTGCTCGCCGCCGAACGCTGGCTGCTGCAGTGGTTTGACGGCAGCGCGGAGCAGGGTTTCTTCGCCCTGTCCCAGAAAGTCAGCATGGCCTGCTTTCTCTTTGTCTCGGCCATGACGCCCCTGGTCATGCGCGAGCTTTCCATCGCCTGGGGCCAGAAAGACCGCGAGGCCATGGCCCGCCTGCTGACCCGCTTCGCGCCCCTGCTCTATGTGGTGGCGGCCTATTTTTCCTGCTTTACCCTGGCCGAAGGCCCGGCCCTGGTGAATATCTTCGGCGGCGCGGAATTTACGGCGGCCATCCTGCCCGTGCAGATCATGGCCCTCTACCCCCTGCATCAGGCCTACGGCCAGCTGGCCGGATCGGTCTTTCACGCCACGGGCCGCACCCGCGTGCTGCGCAACATCGCGGCCCTGGAATGCGTCTACGGCTTCGCCACGGCCTGGTTTCTGCTGGCCCCGCCGGAGCTGCTGGGCCTCAACCTGGGGGCCGTGGGTCTGGCCCTGAAAACCGTCTGCGTGCAGTGCCTGACCGTGAATCTCTACCTCTGGCTGGCCTCGCGTTTCATTCCCCTGAATTTCCGGCGCAATCTCGCCCATCAGATCTGGAGTCTGGCGGCTCTGGCCCTGCTGGCCTTCGCCTGCCGCCAGCTGACCATTGATCTGGGCTTCGGCGACCTGGATTCCTTCGGGCGCTTCTTCATCTCCGGCGTGCTGTACAGCCTGCTCTGCCTCGTCCTCTGCCTGGCCGTGCCCCAGATGCTGGGGCTCTCCCGCCGGGAACTGCGCGAGCTGTTCATCCGCCTGAAGAAATCCCGCCGGACAGCGCCGTAG
- a CDS encoding MarR family winged helix-turn-helix transcriptional regulator yields MEHSTDAIIALTAAVREQANAFLLKALAGRGVTDLLPAHGAVLHALFTHGPLSMGALATAIDRRKNTVTGLINTLEERGYCRREADPRDARVQRIALTARGESLRGLQEEISADMLRTAWDGMSREEKEACVNGLCKVLENLKRDETSPPSQGERHE; encoded by the coding sequence ATGGAACACAGTACCGACGCCATCATTGCCCTGACCGCCGCCGTGCGCGAGCAGGCCAACGCCTTTCTGCTCAAGGCCCTGGCCGGACGCGGCGTCACGGACCTGCTGCCCGCGCACGGCGCGGTGCTGCACGCCCTGTTCACGCATGGCCCGCTGAGTATGGGCGCGTTGGCAACGGCCATCGACAGGCGCAAGAATACGGTCACCGGCCTGATCAACACGCTGGAGGAACGTGGGTATTGCCGCCGGGAAGCTGATCCGCGCGACGCGCGGGTGCAGCGCATCGCGCTTACCGCCAGGGGCGAAAGCCTACGCGGCCTGCAGGAGGAGATCTCCGCTGACATGCTGCGCACGGCCTGGGACGGCATGAGCCGGGAGGAAAAAGAGGCCTGCGTCAACGGTCTTTGCAAGGTGCTGGAAAATCTGAAACGGGACGAAACGTCGCCCCCGTCGCAAGGAGAACGTCATGAGTAA
- a CDS encoding pyridoxamine 5'-phosphate oxidase family protein: protein MSKELREITQILSEAPMCFIATVEGAQPRVRAFQYQFEQDGKLWFCTARDKDVFKQMQANPAVEICAVKPDMTWLRLTGKMTLADDRAVKERVLDTQPLIKGIYGSADNPVFTSICLEHGEYVIADFSGNPPRKGTF, encoded by the coding sequence ATGAGTAAGGAATTGCGGGAAATCACGCAGATTCTGTCTGAAGCGCCCATGTGCTTTATCGCTACCGTGGAGGGCGCGCAGCCCAGAGTGCGCGCCTTTCAGTACCAGTTTGAGCAGGACGGCAAGCTCTGGTTCTGCACGGCCAGGGACAAGGATGTCTTCAAGCAGATGCAGGCCAATCCGGCCGTGGAAATCTGCGCCGTAAAGCCGGACATGACCTGGCTGCGCCTGACGGGCAAAATGACGCTGGCGGACGACAGGGCCGTGAAGGAGCGCGTTCTGGACACCCAGCCGCTGATCAAGGGCATTTACGGCAGCGCGGACAATCCGGTGTTCACTTCCATTTGTCTTGAGCACGGCGAGTATGTGATCGCCGACTTTTCCGGCAATCCGCCCCGCAAGGGAACATTCTAA
- a CDS encoding YybH family protein, giving the protein MSHQDNAGQELREKIEMYRNSIIHADKPELAAQVWAVAPETSFIHPRGHERGWDEIRENFYRNTMAKRFSTRDLRLTGEPVIHVYGDAAVAEFDWEFTATLREGGAERRTSGRESQVYVRRPGQGLRLVHVHYSGPAATA; this is encoded by the coding sequence ATGAGCCATCAGGACAATGCCGGGCAGGAACTGCGCGAGAAAATCGAAATGTACCGCAATTCCATCATCCACGCGGACAAGCCGGAACTGGCGGCACAGGTCTGGGCCGTCGCGCCGGAGACCTCCTTTATCCATCCGCGCGGACATGAGCGCGGCTGGGACGAGATCAGGGAGAATTTTTACCGGAATACCATGGCCAAAAGGTTTTCCACGCGCGACCTCCGGCTCACGGGCGAGCCGGTCATCCATGTTTACGGCGACGCGGCGGTGGCGGAATTTGACTGGGAATTCACGGCGACGCTGCGGGAAGGCGGCGCGGAGCGGCGCACCAGCGGCCGCGAAAGCCAGGTTTATGTCCGGCGGCCCGGTCAGGGCTTGCGGCTTGTGCACGTGCATTATTCCGGCCCGGCGGCCACGGCCTGA
- the ilvD gene encoding dihydroxy-acid dehydratase, translated as MDDARSKKMKSGLEKAPHRSLLYALGLTREEMERPLVGVVNAASEVVPGHMHLDSLASAVKAGVRMAGGTPLEFPAIAVCDGIAMNHEGMRFSLPSREFIADSIEIMARGHAFDALVFIPNCDKCVPGMLMAMMRLNLPSVLVSGGPMLPGNLGPHTRGDLITVFEAVGRVRSGTLSEDELERMAERACPGCGACAGMFTANSMNCLAETIGVALPGNGTIPAVSAARVRLAKTAGMRVMDLFKNNIRPLDIVTPESVANAVAVDMALGCSTNTVLHLPAVFGEAGLDMGLEVFDEVSRKSPNLCKLSPAGKHFMVDLDNAGGIPAVMSELDKLGLIHKDCLTVTGKTVGENLKALNAHIEDPDVIHPIGQAYSKQGGIAILRGSLAPGGAVVKQSAVAPEMMRRDVRARVFESEEDAMHAILDGKIQPGDGVVIRYEGPRGGPGMREMLSPTAAITGMGLGKDVALLTDGRFSGGTNGAAIGHISPEAADGGVIALVREGDMIHIDIPGRKLDLLVDEAELEKRRAELVRPRKDCPYPVLRRYAYLVSSAANGGRYKDI; from the coding sequence ATGGATGATGCACGCAGCAAAAAGATGAAGAGCGGGCTGGAAAAAGCCCCGCACCGTTCCCTGCTCTACGCCCTGGGCCTGACCAGGGAGGAAATGGAGCGCCCCCTGGTGGGCGTGGTCAACGCCGCCAGCGAGGTGGTGCCCGGCCACATGCATTTGGACTCTCTGGCCTCGGCCGTCAAGGCCGGGGTGCGCATGGCCGGCGGCACGCCCCTGGAGTTCCCGGCCATCGCCGTGTGCGACGGCATCGCCATGAACCACGAGGGCATGCGTTTTTCCCTGCCGTCGCGCGAATTCATCGCGGATTCCATTGAAATCATGGCCCGGGGCCACGCCTTTGACGCTCTGGTCTTCATCCCCAACTGCGATAAATGCGTGCCCGGCATGCTCATGGCCATGATGCGCCTGAACCTGCCTTCGGTGCTGGTTTCCGGCGGGCCCATGCTGCCCGGCAATCTCGGGCCGCACACGCGCGGCGACCTGATTACGGTTTTTGAGGCCGTGGGTCGGGTGCGCAGCGGCACTCTGAGCGAGGACGAACTGGAACGCATGGCCGAGCGGGCCTGTCCCGGCTGCGGAGCCTGCGCGGGCATGTTCACGGCCAATTCCATGAACTGCCTGGCCGAAACCATCGGCGTGGCCCTGCCCGGCAACGGCACCATTCCGGCGGTGAGCGCGGCCCGCGTGCGCCTGGCCAAGACCGCGGGCATGCGGGTCATGGATCTGTTCAAGAACAACATCCGCCCCCTGGACATTGTCACGCCCGAATCCGTGGCCAATGCCGTGGCCGTGGACATGGCCCTGGGCTGCTCCACCAATACGGTGCTGCATCTGCCCGCCGTGTTCGGCGAGGCGGGTCTGGATATGGGCCTGGAAGTTTTCGATGAGGTCAGCCGCAAAAGCCCCAACCTCTGCAAGCTTTCCCCGGCGGGCAAGCATTTCATGGTCGATCTGGACAATGCCGGGGGCATCCCGGCGGTGATGAGCGAACTGGACAAGCTGGGCCTGATCCACAAGGACTGCCTGACCGTCACCGGCAAAACCGTGGGCGAAAACCTCAAGGCGCTCAATGCCCATATTGAGGATCCGGACGTGATCCATCCCATCGGGCAGGCCTATTCCAAACAGGGCGGCATCGCCATCCTGCGCGGCAGCCTTGCGCCGGGCGGCGCGGTGGTCAAGCAGTCCGCCGTGGCCCCGGAAATGATGCGCCGCGACGTGCGCGCCAGGGTTTTTGAATCCGAAGAGGACGCCATGCACGCCATTCTGGACGGCAAGATCCAGCCCGGCGACGGCGTGGTGATCCGCTACGAAGGCCCGCGCGGCGGGCCGGGCATGCGCGAAATGCTTTCGCCCACAGCGGCCATCACCGGCATGGGCCTGGGCAAGGACGTGGCCCTGCTCACGGACGGCCGCTTCTCCGGCGGCACCAACGGCGCGGCCATCGGCCATATTTCGCCGGAAGCCGCCGACGGCGGGGTGATCGCCCTGGTGCGCGAGGGCGACATGATCCATATCGACATTCCGGGACGCAAGCTGGATCTGCTGGTGGACGAGGCGGAACTGGAAAAGCGCCGGGCCGAACTGGTCCGGCCCAGGAAGGACTGCCCTTACCCGGTGCTGCGGCGTTACGCTTATCTGGTCAGCTCGGCGGCCAACGGCGGCCGCTACAAGGATATCTGA
- the asnS gene encoding asparagine--tRNA ligase, whose product MQRTLIIDALNAEKARNDITLCGWVRTRRDAKGFSFVEINDGSCLANMQCIVDEGTEAHAALGEANTGAALAVSGELVASPGKGQKWEVRAKGVTVFGLADPESFPLQKKRHTDEFLRGIAHLRARTNKYGAAFRIRSEAGRAVHDFFHGRRFAWVHTPVLTGSDCEGAGEMFRVTTLAPGEKNTDGDFFNRPCNLTVSGQLEAEALALGLGRVYTFGPTFRAENSNTPRHAAEFWMIEPEMAFADLTDLMELGESLTRHVIEHVLSHCEADVKLFDNFVDKGLLERLHGMLRQPFARVPYAEAIHILEDSDKEFAFPVTFGVDLQTEHERYLAEEHFQRPVIVYDYPKEIKAFYMRLNDDNETVAAMDMLVPRIGELIGGSQREERLDRLEARIRELGQKPEDYWWYLDLRRFGSVPHAGFGLGFERLLMLLTGITNIRDVIPFPRTPGNLEF is encoded by the coding sequence ATGCAGCGCACACTCATCATTGACGCCCTCAACGCCGAAAAGGCGCGGAACGACATCACCCTCTGCGGCTGGGTGCGCACCCGCCGCGACGCCAAGGGCTTTTCCTTTGTGGAGATCAACGACGGCTCCTGCCTCGCCAACATGCAGTGCATTGTGGACGAGGGCACCGAGGCCCACGCGGCTCTGGGCGAAGCCAATACCGGCGCGGCCCTGGCCGTAAGCGGCGAACTGGTGGCCTCGCCGGGCAAGGGCCAGAAATGGGAAGTGCGGGCCAAAGGCGTCACGGTCTTCGGCCTGGCCGATCCGGAAAGCTTTCCCTTGCAGAAAAAACGCCATACCGACGAATTCCTGCGCGGCATCGCCCATTTGCGCGCGCGCACCAACAAATACGGGGCGGCCTTCCGCATCCGTTCCGAGGCCGGGCGCGCGGTGCATGACTTTTTCCACGGGCGGCGTTTCGCCTGGGTGCACACGCCCGTGCTCACCGGTTCGGACTGCGAGGGCGCGGGCGAGATGTTCCGCGTCACCACCCTTGCGCCGGGCGAAAAAAACACGGACGGCGACTTTTTCAACCGTCCCTGCAATCTCACCGTGTCCGGCCAGCTGGAGGCCGAGGCGCTGGCCCTGGGCCTGGGGCGGGTCTACACCTTCGGCCCCACCTTCCGGGCCGAAAACTCCAATACCCCGCGCCATGCCGCCGAATTCTGGATGATCGAGCCGGAAATGGCCTTCGCGGACCTCACGGACCTCATGGAACTGGGCGAAAGCCTTACCCGCCACGTCATCGAGCACGTGCTGTCCCACTGCGAGGCGGACGTGAAGCTCTTTGACAATTTCGTGGACAAGGGCCTGCTGGAGCGCCTGCACGGCATGCTGCGCCAGCCCTTCGCCCGCGTGCCCTATGCCGAGGCCATCCATATTCTGGAGGACAGCGACAAGGAATTCGCCTTTCCCGTGACCTTCGGCGTGGACCTGCAAACCGAGCACGAGCGCTATCTGGCCGAGGAGCACTTTCAGCGGCCGGTCATCGTCTATGATTATCCCAAGGAAATCAAAGCGTTCTACATGCGTCTCAACGACGACAACGAGACCGTGGCGGCCATGGACATGCTGGTGCCGCGCATCGGCGAACTCATCGGCGGCTCCCAGCGCGAGGAACGCCTGGACCGCCTGGAGGCCCGCATCCGCGAACTGGGGCAGAAGCCCGAGGACTACTGGTGGTATCTGGATTTGCGGCGCTTCGGCAGCGTGCCGCACGCGGGCTTCGGCCTGGGCTTCGAGCGCCTGCTGATGCTGCTCACGGGCATCACCAACATCCGCGACGTGATTCCCTTCCCGCGCACGCCGGGCAATCTGGAGTTTTAG
- a CDS encoding MFS transporter: MSRRVFAWGNRRLIAYLAFLSAFAPLSTDMYLPALPHMAEALDTSYSLAGLTVSSFMLLFALSMLVWGPLSDKYGRRPVLLTGSALYVLSSVCIALAASIGPLLFWRGLQAVGSGAVSAMSLAVVKDILRGKAMEKVVTWIQTVTILAPMLAPVAGGGLLLFTDWRGIFWCLAACGLLALAGGLALRETRAVATQGSVFRALGRIFVVLRTPGFGAPLLLFSAMSMPFMAYLAVSSYVFQSRFGLSAQEYSWFFAFNAGMSLLGPLLHMRLFRHWRRDAVIAAHLLLVCLAGGLLLLFGDSGPWRFALLYVPISFCGSAIRPPSTVLLMNCVRGDNGAVTSLINSGALLCGSFSMLLCSLPFWDGAVTAAGAISCLTAGAALLGWLRLTRGA, encoded by the coding sequence ATGTCCAGGCGCGTCTTCGCCTGGGGCAACCGCCGATTGATCGCCTATCTGGCCTTTTTAAGCGCCTTCGCCCCGCTTTCCACGGACATGTATCTGCCAGCCCTGCCGCATATGGCCGAGGCCCTGGACACTTCCTACAGTCTGGCCGGCCTTACGGTGAGCAGTTTTATGCTGCTCTTCGCCCTGTCCATGCTGGTCTGGGGTCCGCTCAGCGACAAATACGGCCGCAGGCCCGTCCTGCTGACCGGCAGCGCGCTTTACGTCCTGTCCAGCGTCTGCATCGCCCTGGCCGCTTCCATCGGCCCGTTGCTGTTCTGGCGCGGCCTTCAGGCCGTGGGCAGCGGCGCGGTCAGCGCCATGTCTCTGGCCGTGGTCAAGGACATTCTGCGCGGCAAGGCCATGGAAAAGGTCGTCACCTGGATTCAGACCGTGACCATCCTGGCTCCCATGCTGGCTCCGGTGGCGGGCGGCGGCCTGTTGCTGTTCACCGACTGGCGGGGCATTTTCTGGTGTCTGGCCGCGTGCGGCCTGCTGGCCCTGGCCGGCGGCCTGGCCCTGCGGGAAACTCGCGCCGTTGCCACACAGGGTTCGGTCTTCCGCGCCCTGGGGCGGATTTTCGTGGTCTTGCGCACGCCGGGTTTCGGCGCGCCGCTCCTGCTCTTTTCCGCCATGAGCATGCCTTTCATGGCCTATCTGGCGGTTTCGTCCTATGTCTTTCAGAGCCGGTTCGGCCTGTCCGCGCAGGAGTACAGCTGGTTTTTCGCCTTCAACGCGGGCATGAGCCTGCTGGGCCCCCTGCTGCACATGCGGCTTTTCCGGCACTGGCGGCGGGACGCGGTCATTGCCGCCCATCTGCTGCTGGTCTGTCTGGCCGGAGGCCTGCTGTTGCTCTTCGGCGACAGCGGACCGTGGCGTTTCGCCTTGCTGTATGTGCCCATAAGCTTCTGCGGCAGCGCCATCCGGCCGCCTTCCACGGTTCTGCTGATGAATTGCGTGCGGGGGGACAACGGCGCGGTGACCTCGCTCATCAACAGCGGGGCTTTGCTTTGCGGCAGCTTTTCCATGCTGCTCTGCTCCCTGCCGTTCTGGGACGGAGCGGTAACGGCGGCGGGCGCCATTTCCTGCCTGACGGC